The sequence GTTGCACCGATTATTGGAGCCGTGATTGGAGCCGTGATATACAAAGCAGTACGTGGGAAAGATTAAGCATTAAATAGATAAGATTTTAGAAAAAATAAAAAGCCGCTCAAATGAGCGGCTTTTTTAGATCTTATGACGACCGAGTAAGGAGTGCGAAAGCGTGGTGCCATCCACCAGCTCTAGCTCACCACCAACGGGAACACCATGGGCGATACGGCTAGCGTTCACTTCATGGGCATTACATAGCTCAGCAATGTAATGCGCTGTTGCTTCCCCTTCAACTGTCGGGTTGGTCGCTAGAATTACTTCAGTGATATCACCACGACGTAAACGGTAATCCAAGACATCGAGACCGATATCACTTGGACCGATACCATCAAGTGGTGAAAGATGCCCCATAAGCACAAAGTAACGACCTGAATATTGGCCAGTTGCTTCAATGGCTGCAATGTCTGCAGGGCTTTCAACTACACAGATTTGACCGTTATCCTGACGTTTAGGATTGGTACAAATGTGGCAAGTATCTTCTTCAGTAAAAGTACGGCACTCATTACAATGACCAATTTCAGTCATTGCTTGGCTAAGAGCTTCAGCCAACTGTAGGCCGCCTTTTCTATCGCGCTGTAACAAATGAAAGGCCATACGCTGCGCCGACTTGGGGCCAACCCCAGGTAGACAACGTAAGGCCTCCATCAAATGCTCCAGCATATGACTGGTACGCATATTTAACCGTTCTAACTTTTAAAGTAACGGCCTATTCAAAATAGGCCGTTGATCGAGACAAGTCTCTTATAAATAAGTCGCTTAGAAAGGCATTTTCATACCTGGTGGAAGTTGCATCCCACCAGTTACGCCAGCCATTTTCTCTTTTTGTGTCTCTTCAACACGACGAGCTGCATCGTTGAAAGCGGCTGCGATAAGATCTTCAAGCATCTCTTTATCGTCTTCCATTAGGCTTTCATCGATATCAACGCGACGAACACTGTGACTACCAGTAATCGTAACTTTTACAAGGCCAGCACCTGACTCACCTGTAACTTCCATATTTGCGATTTCTTCTTGAAGCTTTTGCATGCGCTCTTGCATTTGCTGGGCTTGCTTCATCATGTTGCCCATACCGCCTTTACCAAACATGTTATTACTCTCTGGTCTAATTGGTTTATTAAAATCATTTAAGCTACTAAGGGCTTAAATGGGGGTTAAAGCTCTGTGATTCAACCCCACGAGTTCAGTTCTCTGATTTGCTTTCCAAGGATGATATGCCCATCACTAAATGAAAGATGTACCTATCCTGATAGAACGTTGCATTGGAGAAACGTTATATTGGACGAACGCTATCTCTATCAAGCTCGGCAGCAAAACGTCTTTCGATAAACTGTACGTTGGCATCATTCTCCAAACTGGAAAACGCGTCTTTCAACTTGCTTTGATACAGCCTTTCTCTTAATTCTAGTGGCGTTTCTCCACCATCGCCGATTTCCACGCTCAAATGACACTCTTCTCCCAGTACAGCATTGAGCGACTGTAATAGCTCGCTTTGTGCACGGTCGGTATTCAAGTGGGCTTGGCTTGCTCTCAGCGTTAAGGCAATCGAAGTGCCATTTTTATCGAACACTGAGTTCAACGCTAACTGTTCCACAAGCTTCGCGGTCTCTAGCTTTTGAATCATGGCAGACCAGTCATCTTGAGCAATAGATTCTTTGAGCAATTTCTCGACCATTTCTGGTGTCTTAATATGCTCAAGCGCGCGCTTGATCTGAGTAGGTGTAAGCTCTTTGCTGACTTCTTTTACTACAGGTTTAGACGGTTTCCAACGATAAGGTTCATTATCATTGGTAACATTTTCTGTCGAAGAGGTCTTTAAAGAAGCTGGCGACACCCGCTCAGAACCACCGTGTTGCTGAGCAACTCGGTCAAGAACTGAAGTTTTAGCTGGTGTCGCTTTAGCCTTTTTTGGCGTTGAACCTTTGCTTTCTGGAGCTGCACTGCCTCTGCGTTGAGAACGTAGTTGGTGGCGTAAACCACTTACTGGCGATGAAGAGCGTGCTGGTTGTTCTTGTTGCGTCGGTTCAGCGCTTACCTGTTGAGGCTGGCTCTGGTTCGTCGCTTGATTCTGCTGTGGTGGCATTTGCTGAGTCGCAGGACTCATCGCTTGCTCCGCACCGTAGCTTGGACGTTCGTCATAAGCCGGTGGTGCGTCATACTGACTGTGCGGGTAATCCTGTTCTGGATAACCTTGGTTGCCTGAATGATCAGCGTAACCTTGCGAATCTGAATATTGTGCCGGGTTCTGTTGTTGATGTTGTTGCTGCTGCACAGGCTGCTGAACAGGAGCTTGTTGAGGCGCTTGTTGCTGCACTTGAGGCTGTGAAACCGCAGGAGCCTGAACTGGCTGTCTCGGAGCGGCCATTGACGCAGGTTGACTCACACGCTGAGCAACGCTTTGCGCTGGAGCCTGTCCTTGAGCTGCTGGTGCAGGGCTAGTCGACTCAGTCGAGATAGCCGTTGCACTAATTTGCTCTGCAGGTCTGAATGCCAACATGCGCAGAACCACCATCTCAATGCCAACACGAGCGGTTGGTGATAATGGTAGGTCTTGACGCCCTTTCAACACAATCTGATAGTACAGCTGGATATCTTGTGGACTCAGCGCTTTGCTAAGCAACTCTAGACGTTCAGCATCAGGCTGCGCTTTATCTAAAGTTGATGGCAGCGCTTGGTACATGGCCAGACGATGCAATTGGGTCGCAAGTTGACTCAATAACCCATCCCATTCCACGCCATTCTCGGCAAGACCTTGGATGCAAGCCATCGCCACTTGAGGCTGCTTACTGCTGATAGCTTCAAGTAGATGAATCGCTTGGTCAGTGTCCAGCGTACCGAGCATATGAGCAACAGTGTCCGTTTCGATATTACCGTTACCCAACGCAATAGCTTGGTCCGTGAGACTCAGCGCATCACGCATACTGCCGTCAGCAGCATGGGCAATCATACCAAGTGCACGAGACTCAGAGGTCACACTTTCTTGTTCAAGAATATGATCGAGCTGCTCGTGGATATTATCGACGCTAATCGGCTTGAGATGAAACTGGAGACAACGCGAAAGAATCGTAACCGGAAGCTTTTGTGGATCCGTCGTTGCGAGCAAGAACTTCACATACTCAGGCGGCTCTTCTAAGGTTTTTAGAAGCGCGTTGAAACTGTGTCTAGACAGCATGTGTACTTCATCGATCAGGTAAACCTTGAAGCGACCACGTGCAGGCTTGTACTGGACGTTGTCCAAAAGCTCGCGGGTGTCCTCTACCTTAGTTCGAGATGCAGCATCGATTTCAAGAAGATCAACAAAACGACCTTCATCGATCTCTTTACAGGTTGCACACTCACCACAAGGTGTTGAGGTAATGCCTGTTTCACAGTTTAGACCCTTAGCAAATAAGCGGCCGATGGTCGTTTTACCGACACCTCGAGTTCCGCTGAACAGGTAAGCATGGTGCAACCTGTTCTGGCTAAGTGCATTCTCTAATGCTGTTAAAACATGGGCTTGACCAACCACTTCTTTGAATTTGGTTGGTCGCCATTTTCGCGCTAACGCAAGATAGCTCATGAATAATTCCGAAAGGATTAGTGACCGTCGAATTCGCAGATGCTAAACACTTCAAGATCTAAACCTTGTAAGCGTTTTTCACCACCGATTTCTGGAAGGTTAATAACGAATGCAGCGTGCTCTACCACACCGCCAAGTTGACGGATCAACTTAGTTGTTGCTTCAATCGTACCGCCAGTTGCTAGCAAGTCATCAACCATAAGTACTTTGTCGCCTTCAACAATAGCATCCGTATGGATTTCTAACGTATCCGTACCGTACTCAAGCTCATAAGATTGCGCCACGACTTCACGAGGCAGCTTGCCTGGCTTACGAACAGGAACAAAGCCAACACCTAGCTCTAGAGCTAAAGGCGCACCAAACAAGAAACCGCGTGCTTCAGTACCCACGATCTTAGTAAAGCCCATGTCCTTATAAGTTTCCGCTAACAGTTCAATAGTCGCTTTGTACGCGGCTGGATCTTCCATCAAGCTTGTCACGTCACGGAATAAAATACCCGCTTTTGGGTAATCAGGAATGGTTTTGATGCTTGCTTTGATCAGAGCGATTTTTTCTGTGTTCATAATCTTATGCACTTCATTAGGCCGCTTTCCAAACTCTCACTAACGAGTCAAACACGTTAATGCACTGGATTAAGGAAAGGTACGATTGGTATTCATTGCAACGAGAGTCATAACTCTGATTGCTGAAATAATAAACGCCCGCTATTGAAGCAGGCACACTGGCTTAATGGTAGTGATTTTCTTTGCTGTCAGCAACCAACTCATGGGTTGGAAGTCGCATAAACCATGTGAGAAGAATAACAAGTACACAAATTAGGAAGGCCTTGACCCAAATGATCGGGGCAAAGTAGATCGATAACGCAAAACTCAACAAGATAAAGAATACGCCACGCGTTTTAACTTGTTTGGTCACAGCACCGTGTTGATACCAATTGTTCAATAACGGACCGAGCGTTTTATGCTCATGCATCCATTTGTGAACTCTAGGGTTGCTTCGCATGAAGCATGCGCTAGCAAGAAGAAGGAAAGGTGTTGTGGGCAGAACAGGTAAAACAATACCTAAAACCGCGAGGAATATACAAAGGCCACCAGCAATATTCAGGCTTATAACTCGAACGCTAATTGTGGCCTCCTTGAGCTAGCTATCATAGGTTGACTAAAATAACTTAACTAGAATGTTGCGTAACCATTGAATACACGAATCAACGTTAGTGTTGCTGGTAGCAATGGAATCATTAAAAATGCGGCTAAAAATCCGAGAAAATAGAATACATTAAACGGGTCTTTAAAGTCTTTGTTATCTGCCATGATTGCTTCTTATTTTTGTTAGTAAAGGTAAGTATCTGGCGAACCAAACCCGCTTTGCTAAATCGATATTTAACAAAAAAGGCATAGCCACACCATTTGCGCAACTATACCTTAATCAATTATTCACAAAAACCGAGGAAAAATAGGGTTAATCGGTTGACCCTTGATGGATATCTAAGCTGAAGCTCGCCGAACCCAGTAGGCTCAATGTCAACTGACATCCCTGCTGAATGGGCAGGTCTCGAGTAATGAAGTTCTTCTTACAGTTTTCTCCCAAACGCTCCCCTGCAGCAATATGTTGATTCAATTCACCATTTGACCATTGCCCATCTAAACCCGCAGGTAAAATAGAAATGGTTCCCTCAGCAAGATCGGCGACACCGAACAAAGCGTTAACTGGTGTTGAACACTTAGAGCATTGGATTCCTTTTTCTAGAATTTCAGCAATATCTTTGAGATCAGCATTAAAATCTTTGCGGTTTCTCAAGTAGTCATGGAACAGAGCTCTCACCAACAATGTGGTTGCAGAGCCTCCATTATCAGCAGACGACGAATCAACGAGGTAAAAAGCAAATTGCCCGTTCATCATCCACGCGTAGTCAAAAACAAGCGGCATCATTTCTGTCGACTGCAACAATCTATAGCTACAGCGCCACGAACCTTGCTTGGTGTCTTTTTCAGGTAACAACGCATGCAGCAAGTCTTTTGCAGCACTTGGGTTATCTTGTAAGTAATTTAGGTGCCAATGCAGCTCTTGGTCTTCAGGGATCTCTCCCCCATCATCGACACAAAACCATTGGCTCGAGAAATCTCGTTGATCTGAAATATTGTCGAACGAATCTTTTAATGTATTCGCTATCGCACTTCCTAAGTGGCCATGATCTTCCAAAGGCTTTGCTAGAAAGTCTTTGATACCAAAACGCAGTGCTTTTGCGACATCTGACATGTCATCGGTCCCTGATACAACGATCATAGGCAATGACGGGTACTCCAAGCTGAGCTCTTCTACTAGCTCGATGCCGTCCAAAATCGGCATTGATAAGTCACACACAATTAAATCTGGCGCTGAGTCTCTAAGTTTTTGCAGAGCGTCCAGTCCATTTTCAGCCTCAACCACTTTATAACCAATCTTATCTAAGTAAGCGCTGGTTATACGGCGAAAAATAGGATCATCATCAACCAACATAACGCATTTCTGGTTGGGAACTTCCTGAGCCGAGGTCATTACTGGCTGACTGTGAGTTTTGTACATAATCTATAACCTCACAAAACTAAGTCGAATTATTATTGTTATCCGTTCTAAGAACTAATATAAAACTTAGTAATAAAATGCTAAATACACAAATGTGCACTCTTTACTGGTAATTCGTGACGAGGGTTGGAATACTTGTAAATAGTGCAACGAGTTGACGTAACGCAAACATTGATCTCACTGTTACGTATAAATTAGATGAGATTGTAAACAAATGTGTCTGGATTTATGAAATTAGATGATTTAAACCTCTTTCGACTCGTCGTTGAAAATGGGAGCTACACCGCAACATCGCGCAAGACTATGATTCCGGTTGCGACCATTACACGACGCATCCAAGCCCTAGAAGATTCTTTGAACCTAAGGCTTCTCAATAGACACGCGCGTAAACTCTCTTTAACAGAGGCTGGCGAACGTTTTTTCAATGAATGCTCTCCGTTACTGCAACGTCTGTCTTCTACTGCAGAAGAGCTCACGGACGTGTGTAAAGGGGCTTCAGGGAAGATTCGTATTACCGCTCCCTCCAACCTGACTAAGCGCATGATGATGCCGATGTTCAGCGAATTCATGACTCAATACCCTGATATCAATATTGAGTTAATGATGAATAACCAAGCTGATCAGCTCGACCCAACAGAGTGGGATGTCATTTTCAGAGTCGGTCCGCAGCGTGACTCAAGCTTAATTGCCAGAAAGATCAGTGAGGTCAAAGACATTCTGATCGCAAGCCCAGACTATTTAGCGAAGAACCCAGCGCCAAGCCACGCAGAAGAACTGGCGAATCATTCTCTACTCAAAGGTTACCCACTCATTAAGTGGCAACTGAGTAACTCGAATGAAGAGACAGTGGTCAACAGCGAGAAAGGTCGTTTCAATGCGAATGCGCTTAATGTCGTGAGACAAGCCTGTTCTGAGGGCCTAGGTATCACCCTAATGCCTGATGTAATGATCCGTGAATACATTGAAGATGGCAGCTTAGTACAAGTCTTAGAAGACTGGAGTGCTAACCCTCGTGATATTTACATGCTTTATAACCACAAAGACCACCTGCCTGAGAAGGTTAGATTGTTTATCGATTTTGTGATCGCATACCACATTCACTAAGATTCAATCCCCTTCCCCGCAAACAAAAAAACCAGAGCCGATGCTCTGGTTTTTTATTATTCATTTTTTATGAGTACGCTAAGCGCCTTCGTTATGTAACTCTAGGTTAGCAAGATCTTGTTGAATCTCACGCTCAACCTTTGAATCGTCATTACGTAAAGAATCTAGGAAATCTAGGTACGCTTGGTCGATATCGCCCGTTACATACTCGCCGTTGAATACCGAAGTATCAAAACGAGAGATGTCTTGATTACCCATACCTACAGCAGAGATTAAGTCTGGTAGCGTTTGGAAGATCAAAGCGTCTGCGCCAATCTGCTTACAAATCGTTTCGTTATCACGGCCATGAGCAATAAGCTCAGTCGCGCTTGGCATATCAATACCGTAAACGTTCGGGAAACGAACCTCAGGAGCAGCAGAAACCATGAAGACTTTGCTTGCGCCAGAATCACGAGCCATCTCAATGATCTGTTCTGATGTCGTACCACGAACAATCGAGTCATCGACCAATAGAACGTTCTTACCTTTAAACTCCGAACGAATCGCGTTGAGTTTACGGCGAACTGACTTCTTACGCTGTTGCTGACCAGGCATGATAAACGTGCGGCCAACGTAGCGGTTTTTCACGAAACCTTGACGATATGGCTTATCAATCGCTTGAGCAATTCGTAGCGCGATATCGTTTGATGTTTCAGGAATTGGAATAACCACGTCAATGTCTAGATCTGCATACTCTTCTTTAATACGCTTACCTAACATCTCACCCATCTCAACGCGTGCGCTGTAAACCGAGATTTTGTCGATGAATGAATCTGGGCGTGCAAAGTATACAAACTCAAAGATACATGGGTTTAGTTGTGGGTTGTCTGCGCATTGTTTAGTGAAAAGCTCACCATCGAATGTTGCGTAGATAGCTTCACCCGGTGCTACGTCGCGCATGAAATCAAAACCAACAGCATCAAGTGCTACTGATTCAGATGCAACCATGTACTCTGTTTTACCATTAACTTCACGCTTACCAAGACACAGTGGACGAATACCATGTGGGTCACGGAACGCGATCATGCCGTGGCCGATGATCATCGCTGTCACTGCGTAAGCACCACGAATAGTGCGGTGCACGTTTGCAACTGCGCGGAACACATCTTCTGAAGTCACATTACCTTTAACCGTATCGATCTCATGAGCCAATACGTTCAGTAGAACTTCAGAATCAGACGTTGTGTTGACATGACGACGGTCTTTTTCGAACAACTTCTCACGAACTTCACTTGCATTCGTTAGGTTACCGTTGTGCGCCAACGTGATGCCAAAAGGAGAGTTTACGTAGAAAGGTTGCGCTTCAGAAGCACTCGAACTTCCCGCTGTAGGATAACGAACATGACCAATACCAACGTTACCTTGGAGGCGCTGCATGTGTTTTGCTTCAAAAACATCTTTAACTAAACCGTTCGCCTTACGCAGACGGAAACGATTGCTTTCTATGGTACAAATACCAGCGGCATCTTGGCCACGATGCTGCAATACCGTTAAAGCGTCATAAATAGACTGGTTTACAGGTGTTGAACCCACGATTCCAACAATACCACACATGTCCTAATCCTCGATTTTCGACATTAACTGGCGCTAGAGCGCGCCAGATAAGAAACTAGATGTTGCTTGTAAATGCTCAAAGAACGGCGCAATGATTCGGCTAAACTCCGGAACCAACTGCGAATTCTCCCACCACTCAGAACTTGGGAATGCAGTAAACGCATCCATGAAAAACAACACTGCTGAGACAATCAGAACACCACGTAAACCGCCAAAGACGACACCGAGGATTCTGTCTGTACCCGACAGGCCTGTTTTCTGAACTAGTTGACCGATGACATAGTTAACTAAGGCACCAACAACTAACGTTGCAACAAACAATGCTGCTATCGCAGTTCCGTTACGAAACATCTCATCTTCGATATTGGTGAAGTACATTGCTAATTTAGCGTAGTACTGGCTAGCAATAAAAAATGCTCCAAACCAAATAACTAATGACAACGCTTCTTTAGCGAAACCACGAACTAAACTGATCACGGCAGAGAAGCCGATCACGCCTAAAATGACAAAATCTAACCAATTCATGAATTCTTCATCTTAAGTTGGCGCGCATTTTAACAGAAAAAATGCTGACGCAAACGTTTTCTTATGGATTTAACGGTTTAAATTTGAGCAATTGGCCTTTTGAACCCGTAATTTTTTCTAATTCCTTAATTTGTCGCTCAAGTTTGGATTTAGAGACATCGGGACCAATAATTACTCGCGTAAAAGTTTTTTCTTGCTTCGTGTGGGCTTGGTAACCGCGCTTTTGTAGATCCTTAACCATGCTTTTTGCATTGTCAGCATTCTTCAAAGCCATCAATTGAATGAGCCAAGCACTATCTTGGTATTCATTTTTTTCAGGTACCGGTTTAACCACCACGGCCACTTTGTCTGCTTCTTTATTATTTGAAGCCGACGCGGTTTGGGTTTCTGAATTGCCACTTTCAATCACTTGCTCAACCGGAGAGTCCGGTAATGCAATCTGATCTTCAACAGGGTCGAGTACTTCAAAAACCTCAACATTACTATCAAGCTCAGGCTTAATCGGAATGCTTGCAAACTCCTCTTTATAATGGAGCTTCTTACCATCAAGCACGTCTGGCAATACGATAACGCCAATCGCGACTAAAATGATGGTGCCGACTAATCGGCTTTGGAATTTACTTGCCATTTAGTTTCCTTTTTTCTGCCAATGCTCCAAGACTTCTCCAACAGTATGGAAAGAACCGACCACCAAAACAACATCATCACCTTTAACAGCAGATAAAGCCGCTTCAAACGCTGCTACAGGGTTTGAATGCTGCTCAACACCTTGTGGGAGGCTTTGACATAATTCAGCTGCTGTTGCCGCACGTGGCCCTTGCAGTGAACCTGGGTACCAATGTGATGCAATTGGTGCTAATACTTCCAATGTCGCGGGAATATCTTTGTCATGAAGCATGGCGACTACAACGTGTAAATTTTTTCCTGCATACTTTTGAGTCACTTGTTGTGCAAAATACTCAGCAGAATGTGGGTTATGAGCCACATCTAACACAATCACGGGTTGGTCGCTAATTTGTTGCATACGTCCTGGAAGCTGCGCGTTGTTCAAACCGTTAACGACATTGACATCACTGATGCTAAGTTCTGAAGTCCCTAGCGCCATTAATGCAGTTGCCGCGTTCGGTAGCGGTAAGCTAGGAATAGGCAATGCGTCCAGTCGAAATGCACCGCTGTTCCAATTCCAGCTATCGCCGTTAACTTCGTAGGTATATTGAATACCCACTTGGTAGAACTCAGCCTTAATATCATCAGCATGTGCAGCAACCGTTGCCGGTGGCTTAGGTTGACCACAAATAGCGGGTTTACCACTACGATAGATACCCGCCTTCTCAAAGCCAATCACATTAATGTCATCACCCAGCCAATCAACGTGGTCGACAGCCAAGCTAGTGATTACAGACACGTCATGATCAACGATATTAGTCGCGTCTAAACGTCCACCCAGACCCACTTCTAATAGAACAACATCTACTGCTTCGGTTTGAAACGCACGTAACGCGGCTAATGTACCGTATTCGAAGAAGCTCAGGCTGATTTCACCACGCTCTTTCTCAATGAAGTCGAAAGATTGAACCATCTTTTCATCAGACAGATCTTGGCCGTTAATACGAACGCGTTCGTTATAGCGAATTAAGTGAGGAGAACTGTAGACACCAACGGAGTAACCAGCGTCCAATAGAATAGCTTCCATTAGGGCACATGTTGAGCCTTTGCCATTAGTTCCGGCAACGGTAATCACGTGTTTAGCAGGTTTGGTGAGGTTTGCCTTAGAGGCGACGGCCTGAACTCGGTCTAACCCAAGGTCAATAGCGCTTGTGTGGATGTTTGATAAATAATCAAGCCACATCTCTAATGAGGATGTGGCTTGAGGAATAGGTTGTTGACTCATCTAACTCATAACCATAATTAAGTAGGTTTGTTAGAAGGTACTTTACCCTTTTTCTGGCGCTTCTGGTACTTCATAAGTAGCTTCATTCGGTGAATCGTTCACAGAAACTACTAATGGCGAAGGCTGGTTGGTCATTTTAGCAACAAGGCTTGCAACGCGCTGACGCATCTCACGACGGTCAACGATCATGTCGATAGCACCGTGGTCAAGTAGGAACTCACTGCGTTGGAAACCTTCAGGAAGGTCTTCACGTACAGTTTGTTCGATTACACGACGTCCAGCGAAACCGATCAGTGCTTTTGGCTCACCGATGTTGATATCGCCAAGCATTGCCAAACTTGCAGAAACACCACCCATTGTAGGATCAGTCATAACTGAAACAAACGGTAGGCCTTTCGCAGATAAACGCTCTAGCGCAGCACTGGTTTTTGCCATTTGCATTAGAGACATAAGCGCCTCTTGCATACGTGCACCACCACTTGCAGAGAAACAAACCAAACCACAGTTGTTTTCAATAGCTGCGTCTACTGCTTTCACAAAGCGAGCACCAACAACAGAACCCATTGAACCACCCATGAATGAGAATTCAAAAGCACACGCTACGATAGGTAAACCAAGCAGTTCGCCTTTCATTGCAACTAATGCATCTGTCTCACCACTGTTCTTCTGAGCAGTAGAGATACGTTCTTTGTAACGCTTAGAGTCTTTAAACTTCAGTTTGTCTTGTGGCTCAAGATCAGCACCTAGTTCAACACGCTCACCTTTGTCTAGGAATGTATCCAGACGACGACGAGCTTTCATGCGCATGTGATGATCACATTTTGGACATACTTCTAGGTTACGCTCAAGTTCAGCATGGTAGAGAACCTGCTCACAAGAAGTACATTTTGTCCAAACACCCTCAGGGATAGACGCTTTACGAGATGTAACGATGTTGCTTTTTTCTAAAATCTTTTCAAGCCAACTCATGGAAGACCTTTTTGTTTCGATTCCTCCGCTTGATTGCGAAAGAAATAAATTTGGGAATTATGCGTGGGAATTAAAGCACATAAAACAGCGACTGTAGATAAAAAACTGGTTGTACCTATTTTCTCACGCTATTTTACGCACGAAACCGTAATAATTTTTGAACCTAAGTCTCACATTTAGTTCAAATTATCCGGTAAAAATAGAGGGCCAATTGGCTCTCGTGGTAGCTCAAAATGTTCAGGATAATCAACATCAACCAGATACAAACCTTCCGCTTTTGCGGTTGCGCCTGCTACTTTTCGGTCTTTAGCCTCTAAAAGCCACTGGATCCACTCTGGTTTCTGCTCACCTTTACCTACCGCAATTAAGCTGCCAGTAATATTCCTCACCATGTGGTGAACAAACGCATTCGCTTTAATATCGATCACTATGTAGTGTCCGTGACGCGTCACATTTAAGTGAATCATATTTCGCCATGGGCTACGAGATTGACAATGTGTCGCTCTGAATGAAGTGAAGTCGTTCTCGCCTAACAAGTACTGACCCGCTTCATGCATTTTTTTCTCATCAAGGTGACCATGGTAATGGCTCACTCCTGAATTAAGAATGCCTGGGCGCAGTGCATGGTTAAAGATAATGTAGCGGTAACGACGAGCGGTAGCAGAAAAGCGAGCATGAAAATCTTCATTCACTTCTGTCGCCCAACGAACAGCAATATCTTTCGGCATGTTGGCATTAGCGCCCATTGTCCATGCCACCATCTTACGATCGACATTAGTTTCAAAGTGAACGACTTGTCCCGTACCGTGAACACCGGCATCCGTTCGGCCTGCGCACATAACTTCTACAGGGTGATTCGCGACAACAGAAAGAGCCTTTTCCAATTCTTCTTGGACACTTTTCACGTCTCGTTGGCGCTGCCAACCAAAGTAGTGGGTACCGTTATATTCAATACCTAAAGCAATTTTCATGTTCTTGTTCTCTTTGAAAATGGGCGAGAAGTATATACGGAAATCAGTGCTACCCCAAATCGGATGGGGCTAAATCTGCCAATATTAAAAGAAAGGTCTGCAATAAAATAAAGGGTAGCCAATGCTACCCTTTACGTATCGTTTAATTTATCGGCCGTTAATCGTATCGATAAGATTCTTAGCCTCGCGGCGAATATCATCACTGCCGTCGACTATCGCTTCCTCTAAGAGCTTTATCGCTCCTTGTGAGTCACTCATCTCAATATAGATTTTCGCCAAATCAAGCTTACCAGCAGCCTCTGCATTGCTGTCGACATCATAATTACCAATGTCACCGATTACATCTGGGAACTCGTTAAGGCCAACATCCAGTTTTAACTCTTCGTCATCTGGATTAATCGCGTCTTCACCTTCTTGTTCCACTTGAGCCATCAGTTCATCAATCGTCATGTACTGCTTATCACGACTGTTTCCTGATTCGGTTAAGTTGTCTTGTTGTGCCCAATTCTCTTGCTTGATCTTAGGCTCTGGTTGTTGCTCTGCCGATGCCCAGATCTCTTGTTGATCATCAGGCACATCGTTATGCATGCTCGATTGTTGCTCGGGTGCTAAGTTAA is a genomic window of Vibrio sp. FE10 containing:
- the recR gene encoding recombination mediator RecR, encoding MRTSHMLEHLMEALRCLPGVGPKSAQRMAFHLLQRDRKGGLQLAEALSQAMTEIGHCNECRTFTEEDTCHICTNPKRQDNGQICVVESPADIAAIEATGQYSGRYFVLMGHLSPLDGIGPSDIGLDVLDYRLRRGDITEVILATNPTVEGEATAHYIAELCNAHEVNASRIAHGVPVGGELELVDGTTLSHSLLGRHKI
- a CDS encoding YbaB/EbfC family nucleoid-associated protein, which translates into the protein MFGKGGMGNMMKQAQQMQERMQKLQEEIANMEVTGESGAGLVKVTITGSHSVRRVDIDESLMEDDKEMLEDLIAAAFNDAARRVEETQKEKMAGVTGGMQLPPGMKMPF
- the dnaX gene encoding DNA polymerase III subunit gamma/tau, translating into MSYLALARKWRPTKFKEVVGQAHVLTALENALSQNRLHHAYLFSGTRGVGKTTIGRLFAKGLNCETGITSTPCGECATCKEIDEGRFVDLLEIDAASRTKVEDTRELLDNVQYKPARGRFKVYLIDEVHMLSRHSFNALLKTLEEPPEYVKFLLATTDPQKLPVTILSRCLQFHLKPISVDNIHEQLDHILEQESVTSESRALGMIAHAADGSMRDALSLTDQAIALGNGNIETDTVAHMLGTLDTDQAIHLLEAISSKQPQVAMACIQGLAENGVEWDGLLSQLATQLHRLAMYQALPSTLDKAQPDAERLELLSKALSPQDIQLYYQIVLKGRQDLPLSPTARVGIEMVVLRMLAFRPAEQISATAISTESTSPAPAAQGQAPAQSVAQRVSQPASMAAPRQPVQAPAVSQPQVQQQAPQQAPVQQPVQQQQHQQQNPAQYSDSQGYADHSGNQGYPEQDYPHSQYDAPPAYDERPSYGAEQAMSPATQQMPPQQNQATNQSQPQQVSAEPTQQEQPARSSSPVSGLRHQLRSQRRGSAAPESKGSTPKKAKATPAKTSVLDRVAQQHGGSERVSPASLKTSSTENVTNDNEPYRWKPSKPVVKEVSKELTPTQIKRALEHIKTPEMVEKLLKESIAQDDWSAMIQKLETAKLVEQLALNSVFDKNGTSIALTLRASQAHLNTDRAQSELLQSLNAVLGEECHLSVEIGDGGETPLELRERLYQSKLKDAFSSLENDANVQFIERRFAAELDRDSVRPI
- the apt gene encoding adenine phosphoribosyltransferase; the encoded protein is MNTEKIALIKASIKTIPDYPKAGILFRDVTSLMEDPAAYKATIELLAETYKDMGFTKIVGTEARGFLFGAPLALELGVGFVPVRKPGKLPREVVAQSYELEYGTDTLEIHTDAIVEGDKVLMVDDLLATGGTIEATTKLIRQLGGVVEHAAFVINLPEIGGEKRLQGLDLEVFSICEFDGH
- a CDS encoding YbaN family protein, with the translated sequence MAGGLCIFLAVLGIVLPVLPTTPFLLLASACFMRSNPRVHKWMHEHKTLGPLLNNWYQHGAVTKQVKTRGVFFILLSFALSIYFAPIIWVKAFLICVLVILLTWFMRLPTHELVADSKENHYH
- a CDS encoding response regulator produces the protein MYKTHSQPVMTSAQEVPNQKCVMLVDDDPIFRRITSAYLDKIGYKVVEAENGLDALQKLRDSAPDLIVCDLSMPILDGIELVEELSLEYPSLPMIVVSGTDDMSDVAKALRFGIKDFLAKPLEDHGHLGSAIANTLKDSFDNISDQRDFSSQWFCVDDGGEIPEDQELHWHLNYLQDNPSAAKDLLHALLPEKDTKQGSWRCSYRLLQSTEMMPLVFDYAWMMNGQFAFYLVDSSSADNGGSATTLLVRALFHDYLRNRKDFNADLKDIAEILEKGIQCSKCSTPVNALFGVADLAEGTISILPAGLDGQWSNGELNQHIAAGERLGENCKKNFITRDLPIQQGCQLTLSLLGSASFSLDIHQGSTD